One genomic window of Anaerofustis stercorihominis DSM 17244 includes the following:
- the gatC gene encoding Asp-tRNA(Asn)/Glu-tRNA(Gln) amidotransferase subunit GatC, with product MKVSKDDVLYTASLAKIDIDEKDVEAYRDTLTKQLEYAKSLDNVDTENVKPLAHVLDLENVVREDEVKEGLNIKEALQNAPDKDGRCINVPKML from the coding sequence ATGAAAGTAAGTAAAGATGATGTACTATATACTGCATCTCTTGCCAAGATTGATATAGATGAAAAAGACGTTGAGGCATACAGAGATACTCTTACAAAACAGCTTGAATATGCTAAATCTTTAGATAATGTAGATACAGAAAATGTAAAACCTTTAGCACACGTACTGGACCTTGAAAATGTAGTCAGAGAAGATGAAGTAAAAGAAGGACTTAACATAAAAGAAGCTTTACAAAATGCACCGGATAAAGACGGCAGATGTATTAACGTACCAAAGATGTTATAA
- the ispE gene encoding 4-(cytidine 5'-diphospho)-2-C-methyl-D-erythritol kinase — MDKLQIKIPAKVNLGLDVVGKRKDNYHDIKTVMHSINIYDYLTFEKSEKIVITCNNDEVPRDENNIVYKCIKEISTLKSDRDLLSVHIEKRIPVCAGLGGGSANGAAALIAYNKIYNLDLSKDQLCEIGRKIGADIPFLIHSGAGMCEGIGEKIRPIYPYIPSYIVLCKPDFGVSTKFAYDLIDNATDLKRPDFTALMNGLLNSDRKKLKKGLINVFEPFVLEKYPEIRYIKEKFEKLDAVGVQMSGSGPSVFALFDSLEKAQFAYEEFFKEYNTVFLTNFTESDNSLLTYELR; from the coding sequence ATGGATAAATTACAAATTAAAATACCCGCAAAAGTCAATCTCGGATTAGATGTAGTGGGTAAAAGAAAAGATAATTATCATGATATTAAAACAGTAATGCATTCAATCAATATTTACGACTATCTAACTTTCGAAAAATCAGAAAAAATTGTTATTACCTGCAATAATGATGAAGTTCCAAGAGACGAAAATAACATAGTATATAAATGTATAAAGGAAATCTCTACACTTAAAAGTGATAGAGATTTATTATCCGTGCATATAGAAAAAAGGATTCCGGTATGCGCAGGACTTGGAGGCGGCAGTGCAAATGGTGCAGCGGCCTTAATTGCTTACAATAAAATTTATAACCTTGATTTAAGCAAAGATCAGTTATGTGAAATAGGTAGAAAGATCGGTGCTGATATACCATTTTTGATCCACAGCGGAGCAGGGATGTGTGAGGGGATCGGTGAAAAAATAAGACCCATATATCCATATATACCAAGCTATATAGTCCTATGCAAGCCTGATTTTGGTGTAAGTACAAAGTTTGCATATGACCTTATTGATAATGCCACTGATTTAAAAAGACCGGATTTCACAGCTTTGATGAACGGGCTTTTAAATTCGGATAGAAAGAAACTTAAAAAAGGACTTATAAACGTTTTTGAACCTTTTGTATTGGAAAAATACCCCGAAATAAGATATATAAAAGAAAAGTTTGAAAAATTAGACGCAGTCGGAGTACAAATGAGCGGTTCGGGTCCAAGTGTTTTTGCTTTATTTGACAGCTTGGAAAAAGCTCAATTTGCATATGAAGAATTTTTCAAAGAATATAACACAGTATTTTTAACAAATTTCACGGAAAGTGATAATTCACTTCTTACATATGAATTGAGATAA
- a CDS encoding MarR family winged helix-turn-helix transcriptional regulator, with product MDTVSEDFLDSWINLSTILRNKRYMVNLSFNEGVLCHILYKELTDRNNKRGLSVKEICNRTSLLKSQINKIINGLVDKGLVKRTKSKEDKRVIYISLNEDKIDIYKEEYNMVLKLIDKLVYSLGKDKARNATDIFNEISGYVSLLHRR from the coding sequence ATGGATACTGTAAGCGAAGATTTTTTGGATTCATGGATCAATCTTTCAACAATATTAAGGAATAAAAGATACATGGTTAACTTATCTTTTAATGAAGGTGTGCTATGTCATATTTTATATAAAGAACTTACAGATCGAAATAATAAAAGAGGACTTTCAGTAAAAGAAATATGTAACAGGACGAGTTTATTGAAATCTCAGATAAATAAAATAATCAACGGACTTGTAGATAAAGGACTTGTCAAAAGAACAAAAAGTAAAGAAGATAAAAGAGTTATTTATATATCCTTAAATGAAGATAAAATCGATATATATAAAGAAGAATATAATATGGTATTAAAGCTTATAGATAAACTTGTATATAGTTTGGGAAAGGATAAGGCAAGGAATGCAACCGATATTTTTAATGAGATATCGGGATATGTCAGTTTGCTGCATAGGAGGTAA
- the ispF gene encoding 2-C-methyl-D-erythritol 2,4-cyclodiphosphate synthase, with protein MRIGFGYDVHRLGKNEDLILAGEKIDYPEGLIGHSDADVLVHALMDSILGALALGDIGKHFPDTDDRYKGISSMLLLKEVCNLIAKEGYELNNADVTLVMQAPKIAPYIDKMRENISFIMNTPVKNISIKATTEEKLGFSGRKEGIKAYSVCLLKEKE; from the coding sequence ATGCGTATAGGATTTGGATATGATGTTCATAGACTGGGTAAGAATGAAGATCTCATTTTAGCCGGTGAAAAAATAGATTATCCGGAAGGACTTATAGGACATTCCGATGCGGATGTGTTGGTTCATGCTTTAATGGACTCTATCCTTGGCGCACTTGCTCTGGGAGATATAGGCAAGCATTTTCCGGATACTGATGATAGATATAAAGGCATAAGCAGTATGCTTTTATTAAAGGAAGTTTGTAATCTAATCGCTAAAGAGGGTTATGAACTTAATAATGCTGATGTCACACTAGTCATGCAGGCGCCTAAAATAGCGCCTTATATAGATAAAATGCGCGAAAATATTTCTTTTATTATGAATACTCCTGTTAAAAACATAAGTATAAAAGCTACCACGGAAGAGAAACTAGGTTTTAGTGGCAGAAAAGAAGGTATAAAAGCCTACAGTGTTTGTTTGCTTAAGGAGAAGGAATAA
- a CDS encoding helix-turn-helix domain-containing protein — MNTIGDRIKELRKENKLTQQELGEKLGVHSNTISMYEKGNRKVSAEMANKLSEIFNVSVGYITKGEDNKKIKDNYTSLDESLLNDEKYLNLTLKNLLKDSTMVAFQDYKSWSVEDKKELLLILLDKK, encoded by the coding sequence ATGAATACTATTGGGGATAGAATAAAGGAACTTAGAAAAGAAAATAAATTGACCCAGCAGGAACTCGGCGAAAAACTCGGTGTACATTCCAATACAATAAGTATGTACGAAAAAGGTAACAGAAAAGTATCTGCTGAAATGGCAAATAAACTAAGCGAAATATTTAATGTAAGTGTTGGTTATATAACAAAAGGAGAAGACAATAAAAAAATCAAGGATAATTATACTTCTCTCGATGAAAGTTTATTAAATGATGAAAAATATTTAAACCTTACCCTTAAAAATCTTTTAAAGGATTCTACGATGGTAGCTTTTCAGGATTACAAAAGTTGGAGTGTGGAAGATAAAAAAGAATTACTTTTGATTTTACTCGATAAAAAATAA
- the rplI gene encoding 50S ribosomal protein L9, whose protein sequence is MKVILLEDIKGIGKKREIKNVKTGYANNFLLKNGKAVEATKANIEKLEEEIRLENENREKLIDDAKKAKAELEKISVDLKAKSGPDGKLYGSVTSMDVSDAIKKASGAEVDKRKIVMDNIKTEGEHKVKVKLFEDIEAMVKINVVSE, encoded by the coding sequence GTGAAAGTTATATTACTTGAAGATATAAAAGGTATAGGTAAAAAAAGAGAAATCAAAAATGTAAAAACCGGATATGCAAATAATTTCTTACTTAAGAACGGTAAGGCAGTTGAAGCCACAAAAGCAAATATAGAAAAGCTTGAAGAAGAAATAAGGCTTGAAAATGAAAACAGAGAAAAGTTAATCGATGATGCGAAAAAGGCAAAAGCTGAACTTGAAAAAATATCTGTTGATTTAAAGGCAAAATCGGGTCCTGACGGAAAGCTTTACGGCTCTGTTACATCAATGGACGTAAGCGATGCTATAAAGAAAGCAAGTGGGGCAGAGGTTGATAAAAGAAAAATCGTAATGGACAATATCAAAACCGAAGGCGAACATAAGGTAAAAGTAAAGCTTTTTGAAGATATAGAAGCGATGGTTAAAATCAACGTAGTAAGTGAATAA
- the cysS gene encoding cysteine--tRNA ligase has protein sequence MKLYNTLTRKKEEFVPINEGEVNMYVCGPTVYNFFHIGNARPFIIFDTLRRYLEYKGYKVNYVQNFTDIDDKIINKAKEEHTTSKAVADKYIKEYFTDAKGLGIKEATVHPRVSECIGDIIDLISDLEKNGYAYNVDGNVYYRVSKFKDYGKLSKKPIDELISGARVEVNDEKESPLDFALWKKQKEDSEIAFDSPWGKGRPGWHIECSAMSRKYLGSTIDIHGGGEDLIFPHHENEIAQSEGANGKDFVHYFVHNGYININNEKMSKSKGNFFMVRDISKDFDLEVVRLFMLSAHYKTPVNFSFDILKQTQSGLNRLYNTKENLLYLLDKAKDKDLKEDEKEFINSLPKYREEFKNAMEDDINTANAVSTIYDLSKDINSNVNENSSKEMIMKSYEMYMELNGVLGLLTKEKEDEILEDEIIELIEKRQNARKNKDFALADKIRDDLLDKGIVLEDTREGVKWHKEK, from the coding sequence ATGAAATTATATAATACTTTAACGAGAAAAAAAGAAGAATTTGTACCTATTAATGAAGGGGAAGTAAATATGTATGTATGCGGTCCTACCGTATACAACTTTTTCCATATCGGAAATGCCAGACCCTTCATTATTTTTGATACTTTGAGAAGATATTTGGAATACAAAGGCTATAAGGTCAATTATGTTCAAAACTTTACTGATATTGATGATAAAATAATAAATAAAGCAAAAGAAGAACATACGACAAGTAAAGCGGTTGCGGATAAATATATAAAAGAATATTTTACGGATGCTAAAGGGCTTGGAATAAAAGAAGCTACCGTTCATCCGAGAGTAAGCGAATGTATCGGAGATATCATAGATTTGATCAGTGACTTGGAAAAGAACGGTTACGCTTATAATGTAGACGGAAATGTATATTACAGAGTAAGTAAATTTAAAGATTACGGAAAACTTTCCAAGAAACCTATTGATGAACTTATCTCTGGTGCGAGAGTGGAAGTCAACGATGAAAAAGAATCTCCATTGGACTTTGCTCTTTGGAAAAAACAAAAAGAAGACAGTGAAATAGCTTTTGACTCTCCGTGGGGAAAAGGAAGACCCGGATGGCATATCGAATGTTCTGCCATGAGCAGAAAATATCTGGGTTCGACTATTGATATCCACGGCGGCGGTGAGGATTTGATTTTCCCTCATCATGAAAATGAAATAGCACAGTCCGAAGGTGCTAACGGAAAAGATTTCGTTCATTATTTTGTTCATAACGGATATATAAATATAAATAACGAGAAAATGTCTAAATCAAAAGGTAATTTTTTTATGGTAAGAGACATTTCAAAAGATTTTGATTTGGAAGTCGTAAGATTATTTATGCTGTCAGCTCATTACAAAACTCCCGTTAATTTTTCTTTTGATATATTAAAGCAGACACAAAGCGGTCTTAACAGACTATATAATACAAAGGAAAATCTTTTATACTTGCTTGATAAAGCAAAAGATAAAGATTTAAAAGAAGATGAAAAAGAATTTATCAACTCGCTTCCTAAATACAGAGAAGAATTCAAGAATGCGATGGAAGATGATATCAATACTGCAAATGCGGTAAGTACTATCTATGACCTCAGTAAAGATATAAATTCAAATGTAAATGAAAACTCATCTAAGGAAATGATAATGAAATCTTATGAAATGTATATGGAGCTAAACGGAGTCTTGGGCTTACTTACAAAAGAAAAGGAAGATGAGATCCTTGAAGATGAAATCATTGAACTGATTGAAAAAAGACAGAACGCAAGAAAGAATAAAGACTTTGCACTCGCAGATAAAATAAGAGATGATTTGCTTGATAAAGGCATAGTTTTGGAAGATACCAGAGAAGGTGTAAAGTGGCACAAAGAGAAGTAG
- the dnaB gene encoding replicative DNA helicase: MADKLSLKVMPHNSEAERCVLGCTLINSETISVVREVLSVDDFYDDQHKWVYKAVLALSDRGKAVDALTLSNELKENGVFDKIGGYEFLTKIGDSVVSTNNIEHYCDIIKEKSIRRRLIRELGDVIDKCYANEDDASSMIERAQKSVYDISMDNNTTDFTKLSDAVSDAVNELNRIQKLDEKVIGVPSGFEAIDDITSGFQKGDLVLIAARPSMGKTALAVNIAQNAAIRHKQAVAIFSLEMPTKQLANRIMSGEAEVDSSRLRIANIFPSEWSSLYDMVRTIRENDVKLFINDTSGISVGELRRKCRKLKATEGLDLIIIDYLQLMTINERVESRQQEISTISRTLKGIAKELGCPVIALSQLSRGPEARTNKRPMLSDLRESGAIEQDADLVMLLYRDKYYNPESEDDSTEVIIAKHRNGSVGTVKLKFHGEYTKFITVEDDPTSSEAYSDDNLV; encoded by the coding sequence GTGGCAGATAAACTAAGCTTAAAAGTTATGCCTCATAACAGTGAAGCGGAAAGATGTGTTCTTGGATGCACATTAATAAACAGTGAAACTATAAGTGTAGTAAGAGAAGTTTTAAGTGTAGATGATTTTTATGATGATCAGCATAAATGGGTTTATAAAGCAGTTTTGGCCCTTTCGGACAGAGGTAAGGCTGTAGATGCGCTTACTCTTTCAAATGAACTGAAAGAAAATGGTGTATTTGATAAGATAGGCGGTTATGAATTTTTAACAAAAATAGGTGATAGTGTAGTATCGACAAATAATATAGAGCACTACTGTGATATCATAAAAGAGAAATCTATAAGGCGAAGGCTTATAAGGGAACTTGGAGATGTCATAGATAAATGTTATGCAAATGAAGATGATGCGTCTTCAATGATAGAAAGAGCTCAAAAGTCGGTTTATGATATATCCATGGATAATAATACTACCGATTTTACAAAACTATCAGATGCGGTCAGCGATGCTGTTAATGAACTTAACAGAATTCAAAAGCTGGATGAAAAAGTCATAGGTGTTCCTTCCGGTTTTGAAGCAATAGATGATATTACATCCGGATTTCAAAAAGGGGATCTTGTGCTTATCGCCGCCAGACCAAGTATGGGTAAGACCGCGCTTGCTGTTAATATAGCTCAAAATGCGGCTATAAGACATAAGCAGGCAGTTGCAATATTCTCACTTGAAATGCCTACGAAACAGCTGGCTAACAGAATTATGTCAGGGGAAGCCGAAGTGGATTCTTCAAGACTTAGGATAGCAAATATATTCCCAAGCGAATGGTCGAGTTTATACGATATGGTAAGGACAATAAGAGAAAATGATGTAAAATTGTTTATTAATGATACGTCGGGGATTTCTGTTGGAGAGCTTAGAAGAAAGTGCAGAAAGCTTAAAGCTACCGAAGGTCTGGATCTAATTATCATTGACTACTTGCAGCTTATGACCATAAATGAAAGAGTTGAGAGCAGGCAGCAGGAAATTTCCACTATTTCAAGGACTTTAAAGGGAATAGCAAAAGAACTTGGATGTCCGGTAATAGCTCTTAGTCAGTTATCCCGTGGACCGGAAGCCAGAACGAATAAAAGACCTATGCTTTCAGACCTTAGAGAGTCGGGAGCGATCGAGCAGGATGCCGACCTTGTAATGCTTTTATACAGAGATAAATATTATAATCCGGAGAGTGAGGATGATTCTACGGAAGTAATAATTGCTAAACATAGAAATGGCAGCGTTGGAACCGTTAAGCTTAAGTTCCATGGAGAATACACAAAATTCATCACCGTTGAAGATGATCCTACGAGTTCTGAAGCGTATAGTGATGATAATTTAGTTTAG
- the recR gene encoding recombination mediator RecR — translation MSVYSKPILNLINELSKLPGVGRKTASRLAYYIINMEQSDVDSLSEAIKVAKKELKYCSICYNITDKDPCDICSSTKRDKSTILVVSESKDLIAIEKTKEYNGLYHVLGGVISPMEGIMVEDIRIKELISRIGTSDDVEEVILATGFNVEGETTAMVIKKLLKPFDDVKVTRIAKGLPQGADLEYTDGATLANAIIGRNEI, via the coding sequence ATGAGCGTTTATTCTAAACCTATACTTAATTTAATAAACGAACTTTCAAAACTTCCCGGTGTAGGCAGAAAAACCGCAAGCAGACTTGCTTATTATATAATAAATATGGAGCAAAGCGATGTTGATAGTTTATCCGAAGCTATCAAAGTAGCAAAGAAAGAATTAAAGTATTGTTCTATTTGCTATAACATAACGGATAAAGACCCTTGTGATATTTGTTCAAGTACTAAAAGAGATAAGTCTACGATATTGGTTGTAAGTGAATCAAAAGACCTTATAGCCATTGAAAAAACAAAAGAGTATAATGGGCTATATCATGTCCTCGGAGGGGTAATATCTCCAATGGAGGGGATCATGGTAGAGGATATAAGGATAAAAGAACTTATAAGTAGGATTGGTACAAGTGATGATGTTGAAGAGGTCATACTTGCAACAGGTTTTAACGTAGAAGGTGAAACCACCGCTATGGTAATTAAGAAACTCTTAAAACCTTTTGATGATGTTAAGGTCACAAGGATAGCCAAGGGACTTCCTCAGGGGGCAGACCTTGAGTATACCGACGGAGCTACACTTGCAAATGCAATCATAGGAAGAAACGAAATATAA
- the dnaX gene encoding DNA polymerase III subunit gamma/tau has translation MSYTVLYREFRPKNFEEIIGQDNIVNILKNQIKNDSISHAYLFSGIRGTGKTSTAKVFAKSICCLNNKEGEACNECASCNDINIGDGADIVEIDAASNRGIDEIRDLKEKVNYMPNFGRYKVYIIDEVHMLTTEAFNALLKTLEEPPSHIVFIFATTEPNKILPTILSRCQRFDFNRIDSEVVVNHLASILDKKEIEYEKEALELIALNTEGALRDALSLLDKAISVVKDNKITKETADDILGLISDEEIFLLAKGILENDVDKSLNAVHDFLNKGREVGSIITQLMEYYSNKIIAVNVKEPEKIINKSSTYISSLKESFNGLEDSKRISDILYSLAKLKNDMRFFSEPEFLFTAKIINLCSGAADNTSDNKTGANTSVNVDNEQIELLNDRIRSLEREVNSLSYLKSEIEKIKNMDFSGGVMPVKEEIIELKDKPKKLAPDSNEIVVDKKEIREADKILSLTQRYIINSAKDPLVGMSVNKFKVISLEDNVLTVYPGEALNMMDFYFDNDGDKIFKDILKEKSGRNLDVVYIDKKIKLRYKNDSSKNSLKSLKKDLNIKNDIKPEPEATSNISVEEDVVSKPPVNDNIASDYNLDEIMSSNEEEYISDEELSQISNEIVVDEDIMDVDEDYDASIMEIFGASEE, from the coding sequence ATGAGCTACACTGTTTTGTATAGAGAATTCAGGCCTAAAAATTTCGAGGAAATAATAGGTCAGGACAATATAGTAAACATTTTAAAGAATCAGATAAAAAATGATTCTATTTCTCATGCCTATCTTTTCAGCGGGATAAGGGGTACCGGTAAGACCTCTACCGCAAAAGTATTTGCAAAAAGTATATGCTGTTTAAATAATAAAGAGGGTGAAGCCTGCAATGAATGTGCTTCATGTAATGATATTAATATCGGAGACGGTGCGGATATAGTAGAAATAGACGCAGCTTCAAACAGAGGTATCGATGAAATAAGAGACTTGAAAGAGAAAGTTAATTATATGCCAAATTTCGGCAGATATAAAGTTTATATCATCGATGAAGTCCATATGCTTACGACAGAAGCTTTCAATGCTCTTCTTAAAACTTTGGAAGAACCCCCTTCTCATATAGTATTTATATTTGCAACCACGGAACCAAATAAAATATTACCCACTATCCTATCGAGATGTCAGCGTTTTGACTTTAACAGGATAGACAGCGAAGTTGTCGTAAATCATTTGGCCAGTATACTTGATAAAAAAGAAATAGAGTATGAAAAAGAAGCTTTGGAGCTTATTGCATTAAATACAGAAGGTGCCTTAAGAGATGCGTTAAGTTTACTGGATAAGGCTATATCCGTCGTTAAAGACAATAAGATAACAAAAGAAACAGCAGATGATATACTGGGTTTAATAAGCGATGAGGAAATATTCCTTTTAGCTAAGGGTATTCTTGAAAATGATGTGGATAAGAGCCTTAATGCCGTTCATGACTTTTTAAACAAAGGCAGAGAAGTCGGGAGCATTATAACTCAGCTCATGGAATATTACTCAAATAAAATCATAGCGGTAAATGTTAAAGAGCCTGAGAAAATAATAAATAAAAGCAGTACGTATATCTCTTCATTAAAGGAAAGTTTTAATGGACTTGAAGACAGTAAAAGAATAAGTGATATTTTATATTCGCTGGCTAAGCTTAAAAATGATATGAGGTTTTTCAGCGAACCGGAATTCTTATTTACGGCAAAGATAATAAATTTATGTTCCGGTGCAGCGGATAATACTTCTGATAATAAAACCGGTGCAAATACTTCTGTTAATGTTGATAACGAACAAATCGAACTTTTGAATGATAGGATAAGATCTTTAGAGAGAGAAGTAAACAGCTTATCTTATTTAAAATCAGAAATCGAAAAAATCAAGAATATGGATTTTTCCGGTGGGGTTATGCCCGTGAAGGAAGAAATCATAGAGCTAAAAGATAAACCTAAAAAGTTAGCTCCCGACAGTAATGAAATAGTGGTGGATAAAAAAGAAATCAGAGAAGCTGATAAGATTTTATCCCTTACACAGCGTTATATCATCAACAGTGCAAAGGATCCGCTCGTCGGTATGAGTGTAAATAAATTTAAAGTTATATCTCTTGAAGATAATGTGCTTACTGTATATCCCGGTGAAGCACTCAATATGATGGATTTTTATTTCGATAATGACGGAGATAAAATATTTAAAGATATTTTAAAAGAGAAGTCGGGCAGAAATTTAGATGTTGTTTATATTGACAAAAAGATAAAATTACGATATAAAAATGATAGCAGTAAAAACAGTCTTAAGAGTCTTAAAAAAGATTTAAACATTAAAAATGATATCAAACCAGAACCGGAAGCAACTTCGAATATCTCTGTAGAAGAAGATGTTGTTTCGAAGCCACCGGTAAATGATAATATCGCTTCTGATTACAATCTTGACGAGATAATGTCAAGCAACGAAGAAGAGTATATTTCCGATGAGGAATTATCTCAAATCAGCAATGAGATAGTTGTGGATGAAGATATCATGGATGTAGATGAAGATTATGATGCATCGATAATGGAAATATTTGGTGCCAGTGAAGAATAA
- a CDS encoding Mini-ribonuclease 3 — protein MAQREVDNKKDILSIGSKELAYLGDSVYEVNIRKTLIRLGIRGVKDLNKMSMNYVSALYQADIFSFLKDYFTEEEMKVALRGRNTKIKHSSKSVNISTYRLATALECVFGYLYLLDDTDRIKELMDKIFEYKKAEVI, from the coding sequence GTGGCACAAAGAGAAGTAGATAATAAGAAAGATATTTTATCTATAGGAAGCAAGGAACTTGCTTATCTCGGTGACAGTGTCTACGAAGTAAATATAAGAAAGACATTAATCAGGCTTGGTATAAGAGGCGTAAAAGACTTGAACAAAATGAGTATGAATTACGTCTCTGCCCTTTATCAAGCCGATATTTTTTCTTTTTTAAAGGATTATTTTACCGAAGAGGAAATGAAAGTAGCCCTAAGGGGAAGAAATACGAAAATAAAGCATTCATCAAAAAGTGTAAATATTTCTACATACAGGCTTGCTACGGCTCTGGAATGTGTTTTCGGGTATTTGTATTTACTCGATGATACGGATAGAATAAAAGAACTTATGGATAAAATATTTGAATACAAAAAGGCAGAGGTAATATAA
- a CDS encoding DegV family protein, translating to MGVKILTDSSSDYEQNEIREKDILFVPIMVSFEEEHYYDGVDIDKDSFYDKLLNTDIFPKTAQPAPREFLKYFHEAKEAGDDIIAILLSSGLSGTVQSANIAKQIADYDNIFIIDSVHAVTGVRLLVDTAVKLRDEGLSGKEIYEKLSYLVTKLRSVVMVDTLEYLHKGGRLTKAQATLGEAVNMKPIISIDSEGKLFMKDKSLGKARAYKKMVKEYQKIDRDINYPAYFPYSNEKENCEELIKKLKSIDENINENDIYNIGPTIGAHLGSGTFGFTVVEK from the coding sequence ATGGGAGTAAAAATTTTAACGGATTCATCATCGGACTATGAACAAAATGAAATAAGAGAAAAAGATATATTATTTGTACCTATAATGGTTTCTTTTGAGGAAGAACATTATTATGACGGGGTGGATATAGATAAAGATAGTTTTTACGATAAATTATTGAATACCGATATTTTTCCTAAAACCGCTCAGCCTGCACCGAGAGAATTTCTTAAGTATTTTCATGAAGCAAAAGAAGCGGGAGACGACATAATAGCGATCTTACTTTCAAGCGGTTTAAGCGGTACGGTTCAGAGTGCAAATATTGCAAAGCAAATTGCAGACTATGATAATATATTTATCATAGATAGCGTTCATGCCGTAACAGGTGTAAGGCTATTGGTTGATACTGCCGTAAAACTCAGAGATGAAGGTCTAAGCGGTAAAGAAATATACGAGAAATTATCTTATTTGGTTACAAAACTTCGTTCTGTAGTTATGGTGGATACTTTGGAATATCTGCATAAAGGCGGAAGGCTGACGAAAGCTCAGGCTACATTAGGCGAGGCTGTAAATATGAAGCCTATCATAAGTATTGACAGTGAAGGTAAGCTTTTTATGAAAGATAAATCTCTCGGAAAAGCCAGGGCTTATAAAAAAATGGTAAAAGAATATCAAAAAATAGACAGAGATATTAATTATCCCGCATATTTCCCTTATTCAAATGAGAAAGAAAACTGTGAAGAACTTATAAAAAAATTAAAATCAATAGATGAAAATATAAATGAAAATGATATTTATAATATAGGACCTACAATAGGTGCTCATTTGGGGAGCGGAACGTTTGGGTTTACCGTGGTAGAAAAGTAA
- a CDS encoding YbaB/EbfC family nucleoid-associated protein yields MAKGRMNGMGGGNMQGMMKQMQKMQADMERMQKELEETNYEATSGGGAVKAVVSGEKLVQSIEVDPDMLKEEDAEIICDMIAAAVNEALNKASSDANSKMGSLTGGLGGLNIPGL; encoded by the coding sequence ATGGCTAAAGGAAGAATGAATGGAATGGGCGGCGGCAATATGCAGGGTATGATGAAACAAATGCAGAAAATGCAGGCTGATATGGAAAGAATGCAAAAGGAACTTGAAGAAACAAATTATGAAGCAACAAGCGGCGGCGGTGCTGTCAAGGCAGTAGTTAGCGGAGAAAAGCTAGTTCAGTCCATTGAAGTAGACCCTGATATGTTAAAAGAAGAAGATGCCGAAATCATATGTGATATGATTGCAGCTGCCGTAAACGAAGCTTTAAATAAAGCGTCAAGTGATGCAAACAGCAAAATGGGTTCTTTGACGGGAGGACTTGGCGGACTTAATATCCCGGGACTATAA
- a CDS encoding sigma factor-like helix-turn-helix DNA-binding protein: protein MKTDLYKQTEKRLYDYPFLIKRIEMIQKRLEELEPGSLPSRSIYIATNSNRIYNDFVAAEATNIADFKILLQKELKEKQSLVFEIEKALECLTDLERKVIVMRYFKMQRMTEISDNLGYSREYGSRVRKRAVNKIGMVLWGVTSEEMEETRNSNRNNKN, encoded by the coding sequence ATGAAAACAGATTTATATAAACAAACGGAAAAGAGATTATATGACTATCCTTTTTTGATTAAAAGGATAGAAATGATTCAAAAAAGATTGGAAGAACTCGAACCCGGTTCTCTTCCTTCAAGATCGATATATATCGCGACTAATTCAAACAGGATATATAATGATTTTGTTGCTGCGGAAGCTACAAATATTGCAGATTTTAAAATACTTCTTCAAAAGGAATTAAAAGAGAAGCAGTCACTTGTTTTTGAAATAGAGAAGGCTTTGGAATGTCTTACGGATTTAGAGAGAAAAGTAATTGTTATGAGATATTTTAAAATGCAGAGGATGACGGAAATAAGTGATAATTTAGGATACTCCAGAGAATATGGGAGCAGAGTTCGTAAGAGAGCCGTAAATAAAATAGGAATGGTTTTATGGGGAGTGACCAGTGAAGAAATGGAGGAAACGAGGAATAGTAACAGAAATAATAAAAATTAA